The Victivallis sp. Marseille-Q1083 DNA window GCCCCCGAACAACGGATTTTGCCGGAGCCGACCGGCCGCGTCCGCTGATAGAGCGAGTGTTTGACCTTGCCGCGGCCGGTCAACAGGACCGCCTTCAACGTGGTAGAACCGATATCGATGCCCAAATACAATTTTTCCATAATCTGTGGTCCGCAAAATATTTTTATTCAATATAATCGAATCAATATACCACTTTTATCGATATTTTCCAGCGCGACAAGAAAACAGCGCTTTAAAAATGATAATTCTTCTTGAATATATCCGATCGCAGGATGCCGGGCGGAACCGCCGTCCCCGCGCAACATGCCGCGGGCGGTCCGGACCGCCCGCGGGGAGGAGAGGGCGGCGAGGAGGAAAAAGTTGGCCGCCGGCGCGTGGCATGTTAATTTTTATGACTGATTTGCGCCGGCGAAACGCCGGGCATGGATCATTTGACGAAATAAGTCTTCAGCGGCGGAAAGCCGTTGAATTCCACCGAGGAATAGCTGCTGGTATACGCGCCGGTGCTCAACCAGTAAATGCGGTCGCCGATCGCCAGGTCTTTCGGCAGCCGGTTGCGGAAATGTTCGTACATGACATCCTGGCTGTCGCAGGTCGGACCGGCGATGATGAAATCCTCGGTCAATTCGCCGGGGCGCTCGCAGTAGATCGGATATTTGATGCACTCGTCCCAGGTTTCGGTGAGCCCGTTGAATTTGCCGGCGTCGATGTATGCCCACCGGTCGACGCCCAGTTTCGTTTTGCGGGAAACCAGGATGACTTCGCTGACCAGCACGCCGGATTCGCCGACCATCGACCGGCCGGGTTCGAGAATGATTTCCGGAAAATCCTCGCCGAAATCCTCCTGCAGATAGCGGTTGATTTCATCGGCGTAAACGTTCATCGAATTGATCTTGGAGATGTAATTGGCCGGGAATCCGCCGCCCATGTTGATCATTTTCAGCTTGATGCCTTCTTCGGCCAGGTAGTCGAAAATATAACGGACTTTGGCGATGGCCGAATCCCAGGTGCCGATGTCGCGCTGTTGCGAACCGACGTGGAAGGAGATGCCGTAAGGCTCCAGCCCGAGTTCGCGGGCCAGCACGAGCAAATCAATGGCCATATCCGGATGGCAGCCGAATTTCCGCGACAACGGCCAGTCGGCGGTTTCGGCTCCCTCGGTCAGAATTCGCAGGAATACCCTGGAGCCCGGCGCCTCCTGGGCGAGCTGGCGGATATCGGCCTCGCTGTCGGAAGCGAACAGCCGGACGCCTTTTTCATAGAAATAACGGATGTCACGCGCCTTTTTGATCGTGTTGCCGTAGCTGAGCCGGGAGGGCTCGACGCCGAGCGACAACACCCGGTCCAGTTCATAAACCGACGCGATGTCGAAGTTGCTGCCCAGGTCCCGCAACAGTTCCAGCACCGGGATGCCGGGGTTGGCTTTGACGGCGTAATAGACTTTGGCGAACGGAAATTGGTGCATCAATTCGGCATATTGTCGGGCGACCACATTCAGGTTTACCACCAGAAACGGAGTTTCATGCCGATCGGCTTCTTCCCGGATCGCATTCCAATCGCATTTCGAATAATAATCCAGCGGGTGAACTCTCATTGTTGTGTACCTTTTGTTTTGAAGAGCATTTCCATTGCTCTTGAAAAAAAATTAACCATTGAAAAACCAATCACTCAAAGTCGGATTTGCCGCTGGTTTGAGAAAGCCGCCCCTTATGTTCGTCCGTTGCTCTTTTTTTTACTGAGTGATCCAATACACAAATCAACAATTTCAAACGATAAGTTGTGAAAATGCCGCAAATTCCGGATAATACAAATTATAAAATGAAAAAAACGTGAAAAAAACCGCATTTTCCTGAACTATTCATTTTTTTCCGGCCCGGTGGTTGAAAATCCCCCGAACGGGGTTCATTGTTATGGCGAAGGACAGCGGAGCGTGGCGGAAGCGATCCGTAATTTTATTTTTTTTCGAAGCTGGAAGCGGCTTGGTTTTGGAAACGCGGGAGGTATTGAAATATGGAAAAAATGGTGATTATCGGCAGCGGTCCGGCCGGGCTGACGGCCGGAATTTATGCGGCGCGGGCGGATTTGTCCCCGTTGCTGCTGGCCGGCACCTTGCCGGGCGGATTGTTGACCCAGACCAGTGAAGTGGAGAATTTTCCCGGCTTCCGGCAGGGCATCAACGGCTACGACCTGATGATTGAAATGCAGCAGCAGGCGGAGCGTTTCGGCACCCGGATCGAATATGAAGTGGTGGCCGGAGCGGCGCTGACCGACGGTTGCGTTCAGACCCTGACGCTGGAATCCGGCGAAAAGATCGAGACGAAAACCTTGATTATCGCCACCGGCGCTTCGCCGCGCTGGCTCGGCTTGCCCAATGAGGAACGGTTGAAAACGCACGGGGTGTCGGCCTGCGCCACCTGCGACGGCGCTTTTTTCAAGAATGTTCCGGTGGTGGTCATCGGCGGCGGCGATTCGGCGATGGAGGAAGCGAATTTCCTGACCCGTTTTGCCAGCGAAGTGATCGTCATCCACCGGCGCGATCAGTTGCGCGCTTCGAAAATCATGGCGGAACGTGCCCTGAACAACCCGAAAATCCGTTTCGTCTGGGACAGCAAAGTGGTCGATGTCCTCGGCGAAACGGAGGTGGACGGCGTGATCGTCGAAAACATCAAGACCGGCAAACAGAGCGAAATTGCCTGTAAAGGGTATTTCGCCGCGCTGGGACACGATCCGAACACCGGTTTGTTCCGCGGTCAGATCGATGTCGACAGCCATGGTTTCATCCTGTTGAAGGACGGCAAAAGCTGTACCAACCTGGCCGGGGTGTTTGCCGCCGGCGATTGTGCGGACAACGCCTATCGGCAGGCGATCACGGCGGCCGGCATGGGCTGCCGGGCGGCGATGGATGCCGAGCGTTATTTGGAAATGATGAAGCAGTAGTAAGCCGGCTCGGGTTTGATGGATGCACAAAATGCCGGGAGTGCCCGGCATTTTTTTTCCGCCCGGTTGCTTCAGCAGTATTCGACCGGGTAGGGGGGGATGGAGTCGAGGAAGATTTTGCCGTAGCGTTTGGAAACGATGCGCCGGTCGAGGATGACGATGATGCCGCGATCGGCCCGGCTGCGGATCAGCCGGCCGACGCCCTGGCGGAATTTCAACACCGCTTCCGGCAGGCTGTAATCCATGAAAGAGCTTTTGCCGGCGGCTTCCAGCCGTTCGCTGCGGGCGGCGATCAGCGGGTGCGACGGGACGGCGAACGGCAGTTTGGTGACGATGACGTTGCTCAACGCTTCGCCGGGCACATCGACGCCGGTCCAGAAGCTGTCGGTGCCGAAAATTACCGAATCGATGTCGCTTTTGAACTCTTTGAGCATCGCCGACCGCGACAATTGCTCGCCCTGGATCAGCAGTTGCAGTCCCTGGTCGAAGAAAAAGCTTTTCAACTGGTCGGCGCATTGCCGCAGCAATTGATAGCTGGTGAACAGCACGAACGCCTTGCCGTGGGTGCGTTCGATGAAACGCGGAATTTCCCGGAACAGCGCCTGCTGGTAAGCCGGTTGGGTCGGTTCCGGCATCTGGCGGGGGATGCACAGCCTGACCTGTTCGCTGCTGAACGGCGAGTCCAGTTGCAGTTCGGCGCCTTCACAGAACCCGACCCGGCTGCGGAAATAGTCGAAGCGGTTGCCGACCGTCAGCGTCGCGCTGCTCAGGATGACCGGAAAGGCCTGCCGGAACAACTGCTCTTCCAGCATCGCCGCCACATTCAACGGCGCCGCCAGCAAATTGATGCTGTCGCGCTGCCGCTCAATCCAATAGACGTGGTCCGGCAGCCCCATCTGAAGGAATTGGGTGATGCCGTCGATGAATTCGTCGCACCAGGCGACTTTGCTGGACAGCTCCGCCTTGTAATCCTTATCCTCCTGCAGCTCGATATAGTCGGCCAGTTGCTGGCGGAATTTGCCGAGCGCCGGCGTCAGATTGTCCGGAAACAGGTTGGGCTCCCGGAGCCGCAGGATGGTTTCGCCGGTTTCTTCCAGGCTCCGGGCGATGACGCCGAAGAAAAGGTTGATTTTCTCCCGGATCTCGGTGATTTCCCGGCGCAGTTCTAGCGCTTCCTCGCCGCCGCGCAGTAGCAATCCTTTGGCGTTGTCCGGATTGAACAGCCGGTTGAAAAAGCCGGTCAGACCGTTCTGGGAAATCGCCAGGCCGAGATGTTCGGCGGCATTGTTTTCCAGCGTGTGGGCTTCGTCGATGACCACCGCACTGTAGGCCGGCAGCAGCGAGGCGTCGGATTGCCGGCGGATTTTCAAATCGGTCAGGAACAGAGCGTGGTTGGCGACGATGATATCGGCCGCTTCCCATTCCAGCCGGGCGCGCCAGTAAAAGCAGCGGCGGTAATGGCCGCAGCGCTGGCCGCGGCAGTTGCCGCCTTCGCAGCAGACGTAACTCCAGGCCAGATTGTCCACCCGGTGCTGCAGCGAATCGCGGTTGCCGTCTTCGGTGGTCTCCGACCAGCGTTTCAAGCGGTCGATTTCCAGGGTCAGCGACGGCAGCGGCAGGAAGTGGTCGCGCTGGTCGCCGGTCAGCATGCTCAGGCGGCGCAGGCAGAGATAGTTGCCGCGTCCCTTGGCCAGCGCCGCCTTGAATTCCAGGCCAGACAGTTTCCGCAGCAGCGGCAGGTCTTTTTCGATCAACTGTTCCTGCAGATTGATGGTTTCGGTGCTGACGATGACCGGCTGCGGCGCCTGATGGGCGTAGAGCAGCGCCGGCACCAGGTAGGCGAAACTTTTACCGACGCCGGTCGGAGCCTCGACGCATAAGTTGTGGTTTTCGGCCAGTGCTTCGGCGGTTTTTTCGGCCATGATTCCCTGTTGGGCCCGGTATTCATAGGGCCGGCCGCCGAAAGCCGCCGCCTGTTTCAGCGGCCCGGTCGGGGCGAAGAACATCCGGGTGCCGCGCAGAATCAATGCACCGTCGATCGGCACCGGTTCCGGCGGTCTCAGCTCCTCCGGCAGATCCCCGGCCGGGATGTAGTAGTCTCCCAGATCAACCATGCGCCGTTCAACCTTCGGAACCTTTCTCCATGAAGGCGTTCAAGGCGGCGATCGCCTCTTCCTGGGTGACCGCCATCTCGTCGATCAGCTCGGCCAGCTCCTCCGCTTCGGACTCCTGCAAAGTGTTGCCCGGCGCATTGAGCAAATCCAGCAGGTTGCTCAGGTACAGCGCGCTCTCCGCCAGCCGGCGCATCTCACTCTCCGGCAAATGGTCGGTTTCCACTTCCAGCGCCTGCAGCGTGTCGAAAAAAGCGGTCCGCTCGTCGACGAGGTCGAGGATCTGGCTGCGGAGTTCCGCTTTCGCCTCATCTTCGTAGCGGTTATAGGTTTCACTGAGATTTTCCCAGCGCTCTTCCAACTGGTTCAGGAAGCTGACTTCCTGCGCCTCGTCGGCAAAGGCGAGTTTGCGGTCGCCGAAACAGCGGCTGAAAAAGCTGTCGAACGCCAGGTCGCGCCGGAAACATTGGTCGAGCATATAACTGTCGACTTCGGCGGCGGTCAGCGTCGTGCCGATGTCCCGCAGGATGTCGTTGAAATTCGAAACGTTGCCGCGGGAGATGCTCACTTCATCCGGGACCAGCAGTTCGTCGTCGCGGGCGAAATCCTTTTTGACCAGCACGGAATGGCCGGAATTTTCGACGTTGACGGCGATCGCTGAAGTGTTCTGGATATATTCGTCCAGCGAGGCCGAGGTGTTGCCGAACAATGCGGCGCCGCCCAGGAAATAGCCCCAGCGCAACTGGTCGGTAATTTCCAGATAATCATCGAAACGGTCGATGACCTGCTCCAGGGCCGTGTCGAACGCCTTGATCCATTGCTTGACCGCCTGATCCCGCCGTTCCAGGCTGCTCAGGTACTGGAAACGGAACACGCCGTCTTCCCAGTTTTCGACGGTCAGCAGCAAGGCGTCACCGCTGCTGAATTGATTCTGCCGGTAAAATTCGGTCAGGTCGAAGACATTCAGCTCCACCGTCTTGACCGGGGCGGCGTCATGGTTCAACAGCGCCGCGTTAGCCGGACTTTCGGCGATGAAAAAGTCGAACAGCTGCTCGGACCCGAGCAGCAGATGATAGTGGATGACTTCCGGCAGTCCGGCGTCAAAGCGCCGGGTTTCCAGCTCCCGGCCGGCGTTGCTGCTCAACAGCGTCACTTCCGACGGGAAGACGTCTTCGGCGCAGAAGGCGGCGAAACGGTGCCCCGGCACCAGAATGTTGTGTTCGATCTCATAGTCGTCCGGCGTGACGACGAAACATTGGCCGTTGAAGAAGCGTTCGCGCAGCGAATAACTGCCGTCGGCGAAATTGCGGAACAGGCGTTCATGGCCGTCCAGTTCGCGTTCGAGCCGTTCGAACAACTTTTCACGGTCTTCGTCGGTTTCCATCGCCGGCAGCAGGCCGGCGAGCTGGGCAACGGTGATTCGGCCGCCCGGCGCGGCGGCAAGCGCACCGTTCAGGACCTTTTCAATTTCTTTCGGAGTAATCATCGGCGCCATGGTCTTACCTCCACTAGTTGTCAAATTCGCCGCTGTAGGCGGCCATCTGCGTTGCCAAAAAATTCCGGATGCAGCGTTCGAGTTCCGGCTGTTCCCAGGTTTTGAGCGTCTCAAGCGGAATGGCGTCTTCCAGGCGGAACGGACCGCTCCGGAGGCGTCGCAAGCGGAACAGTGCGGCGCCGCAGCCGAGCCGGCGGCCGATGTCCGCGCATAAAGTCCGGATATAAGTGCCTTTCGAACACTGGACCGTGAAATCGCAGTAAGGCAGCTCGATTCGGGAAATTTCGATCGATGCGATGCGGATCGGTTTCGGTTCGCGGGAAACCTCCAGCCCCTGACGGGCCAGCTCGTAGAGCCGTTTGCCGTCTTTTTTGACGGCCGAAACCATCGGCGGCGTCTGCAGTTGATCGCCGATGAAACCGGCGATCGTCCGGCGGAGTTCCCCGGCGGTGACCGCTGAATAATCGTGTTCGGCGGTGATGTTGCCGTCCATGTCCTGCGAATCGGTTTCGGTGCCGAGCAGCAAGGTGGCCTGGTAGGTTTTGTCGTGGCCGCTGAGTTTCTGGCTCAGGCGGGTGAATTGATTCAGCACGACGACCAGCAGGCCGGTGGCGGCCGGGTCGAGCGTGCCGCAGTGGCCGACTTTCGGAATGTTGAACCGGCTGCGCAGGAAATTCACGACGTCGAAACTGGTCCATTCCGGCGGCTTGTCGATCAGCAACACCCCGTCGGTGAGAAACGGCGGGAAACGATGTTTGGTAAAACGGTGGCGCATCAAAACAATTCCTGAATGTGTGCTAGTAAAATTTGTTCGGCCGCCTCGAATGAGCCGGCTTCGATGGTGCAGCCGGCCGCCAGTTCGTGGCCGCCGCCGTTCAGGGCGCGGGCGACGGCGCCGACCGACAAGGCCCGGTCCTTGCTGCGCAGGGAAACTTTGTAGGACCCGTTGCGTTGGCTGAGCAGCGCGACAACCCGGGTGCCGGCGGTGGCGCGGACGGTGTCGATGACTCCTTCGGCATTTTTCAGGTCGATGCCGTGGCGCTCAAGCAGTTCCGGCGTGACGACGGCACAGGCGAACTGGCCGTTGCAGTGCAAATGCAGATGGTGCCGGATCAAATCCGCCTCCAACTGTTGCTGGTTCAACGGAATGTTGAAAAATAAATCGTTGACCACCTGCGAATAGTCGGCACCGAGTTCCAGCAGGCTGGCGGCGTGCCGCAGCGTATCCGGTTTGGTGTTTTCAAACCGGAAGCCGCCGGTGTCGCCGATCAGTCCGAGCATCAGCAGGGTGGCGGCCGCCGGCGTCAAGCGCCATTCCGGCAGTTCCCGGCTGATCCGGTAGATGATTTCCGCGCTGGCGGCCGCGGCGGCGTCCAGCAGAGTCGGCGCGAAAAGACGGTTGTCCGGATGGTGGTCGATGACCAGCAGCGGCCGGGCCGGGGCGCGCAGGTCCCAGCCGTCGGGAACCGCCGCCCGTTCCGGGTTCGGCGTGTCCAGCAGGACCCAGCCGTCGGCTTCGGCCAGATCTTCCGCCCCGGCCAGAGCTGCCCCGGCATAATAACGCCGGTACTGGCATCCCGGCGTCTCCTGAAAATAAACCGCGGCCCGGCGGCCGTTGTCGTTCAAAAAAGCGGCCAGCGCCAGGCTGGCGCCGACCGCGTCCGCGTCCGGCCGTTCGTGGGCGAAAATCAGCAGGCGGCGGTGCCGTTTCAGAAAATCGGCGGCGGCCGGGTAATCAATCTGTGCTTTCGCCATTCTTTTCTTCCTGCTCGTTCAGCAGTTCCAGTATGCGGTCGCCGGCGGCCAGCCGGTCGTCGAGCCGGAATTCCAGAACCGGCGTGTTCTTGAACGACAGGTTCGCCCCGATGTGGCGTTGGAATTCCTTCCGGTTGTCGGCCAGCTCCTGCTGGATATCGCGCCGGACGGCGGCGTCGCCGCCGAAGATGCTGACATAAACGACCGCGTGGCGCAAGTCCACCGAACATTTGACTTCGGTGACCGATACCAGAACAGCGCGGCCATTGGTCCTCAAATTCCGTTCAATCAGCCCGGCCAGTTCCCGCTTGAGCAGCGCGTTGACCCGGGTAAGACGGTCGACTGTTCCCATGGTTCACCTCGCGAAGTTACAGAGTTGCTTTTTTCAATTCGATTTCATAGGCTTCGATCAGGTCGTTTTCCAGGAAATCGGCGAAATTGTCCAGCCGGATGCCGCATTCCAGACCGTTCTTCACTTCCTTGACATCGTCCTGGAAACGGCGCAGCGACAGGATTTCACCGTTGTAGATCAATTGACGCTGACGGAACACCCGCGCTTTGGCGCCGACTTTGATGAAGCCGCTGTCGACGATACAGCCGCAGACTTTCGGACCTTTGCTCAATTCGAAGATCTGCAGGATCTTGGCGGTCCCGAGGATTTTTTCGCGTTTTTCCGGTTCGAGTTTGCCGGTCAGCGCGTCGGTGATGTCGTTCAGCAGTTCGTAAATGATGCTGTACAGCCGGATTTCGACGTTCTGTTTTTTGGCCAGATCGTTGACGCCGGGATTGACCCGGACGTGGAATCCGACGATGATCGCGTTGGAGGCCGCCGCCAGCATCACGTCGTTTTCGGTGATGGCGCCGACGCTGTTCATAATCACTTCGACTTTGATCTTGTCGGACGGCAGTTTGTTCAGGGAATCCTCGATCGCTTCGCCGGAGCCTTTGACGTCGGATTTGATGATCAACTGCAGGCTGTTGACGTTCTGGCTGTTCAAGCGGCTGAACAGGTCGTCGACATTGGCGATGGTATCCTGCGCCAGGCTGTTTTTGCGCCTGCTTTCCGTCCGGGCTTCCGCTTCCTGCCTGGCCTGTTTCTCGTTGCGGCAGACGACCAGCCTGGCGCCGGCTTCCGGTACGCCGGAAAGCCCGACCACCCGGACCGGCATGCTCGGACCGGCGGATTTCACCCGTTCGCCCTTGTCGTTGAAGAGCGCTTTGATTTTACCCATGAATTCACCGCACAGCGCGATATCGCCGACCTTCAGCGTCCCGTCCTGGACCAGAACACTGGCGGTGGAGCCGAGGCCCTGTTCGACCTGCGATTCGATGACGATCGCCTTGGCGGAGCGTTTCGGCGCCGCTTTCAGTTCGAGAATTTCCGCTTCCAGCAGGATGCGGTCCAGCAGGTTGTCGATCCCTTCGCCGGTCTTGGCGGAAACCCGTACCGTGCCGACTTCGCCGCCCCAGTCTTCGCTCATCAGGTTGTTCTGCTGCATTTGCAGCAGCACGCGGTCCGGATTGGCGTCCGGCAGATCGATTTTATTGATGGCGACGATAATCGGCACGCCGGCGGCTTTGGCGTGATTCAGCGCTTCGACCGTCTGCGGCTTGAAGCCGTCGTCGGCGGCGACGACCAGCACGACGATATCGGTGACGTTGGCGCCGCGCGAACGCATGTGGGTGAACGCCTCATGGCCGGGAGTGTCGATGAAGGTGATCGGGCGATTGTGGTAAACGATCGTCGACGCGCCGATGTGCTGGGTGATGCGGCCGGACTCCCCGGCGACGACGTTGGTGTGGCGCACTTTGTCCTGCAGCGAAGTTTTGCCGTGGTCGACGTGGCCCATAAATGTGACGATCGGCGGCCGCTCGCGCAAATTCTTCGGATTGGTTTCCGGCTCCGGATCAAGTTCGTAACCGTTGTCCTCCGGCGCGGAACCGGTGCCGCCATTGCCCGGCTGGGCTTTGGTTTTGGCGTCGACAACCAGTTCGACCCGGTAATTCCTGCAGAGTTTTTTCGCGATATTTTCCGGCAGCGCTTGGTTGATGCTGGCCAGTTCGCCGAGTTTCATCAGGTCGCTGATGATCTCGTTGGGCTTCCGGTTGAGCGCTTCCGCCAGATTTTTGACGATAATCGGGCTGTTGAGGTGAATTTTCGCCCCGCCGGCTTCTTCGTCTTTCTTTTTGGCGTCCTTGTCCTTGTTGCCGTAAAGACCTTCGAAATACTCTTCGACCAGATCGACCAGATCATTCGGAATATAACCGCTGGCATTTTCCAGCTCGATTCCCTGGGTGGCCAGTTCGTCGAGAATGGTTTTGGGCGACACCCCGTAACGTTCGGCAATGTTTTTTATTTTGATTTTCTTCATGCTTTGTCATTTCTCCTTAATCAGTTTTCGTCGGGGCGGGCCTTGGCGGCTCATTGGTCCAAACGGTCAAAGGCCGCTTCGATTTCGGCGGCATCGATGTCCGGAATTTCAAGTATCTGCGCCCGGCCTGCCGTTTTCACGCCTTCGACGGAAACATAGCCGTTGCAGACGAGCGTATAGGCCGTTTCCTCGCGGATGTCGAGCTCCTTGGCCAGCGCTTTGCTCGCCCGCCGGATTTTATCTTCCAGCGATTCGGTCGGTTTTTCGCCGGCGGTCTGAATGCTGATGTTCCAGCCCAGCAATTTTGAAGACAGGCGGACATTCTGCGCTTTCTTGCCGAACGCCAGCTTCGATTGTTCCGCCGTGACGTAAACGATCAGTTCGCGTTTGTCCGGGAAGGCTTCGACCGACTGCACCTTGGCCGGCTGCAGCGCATTGGCGGCGAATTTGCGGATGTCCTCGTCATACGGGATGATGTCGATGCGTTCGCCGTTGAGTTCGGAGGTGATGTTGCGCACCCGGATGCCGCGCAGGCCGACGCAGGCGCCGACCGGATCGACATGGGAATCGGTGCTGACTACCGCGATTTTCGTCCGGCTGCCGGCTTCCCGGGCGATCGCTTTGATCTGGACGACGCCGTCGTGAATTTCGGTGACCTCCCGTTCGAACAAACGCAGCACGAAATCCGGATGGGTCCGGGAGACGATCAGGCTCGGGCCGGCGCTCAGGATGTCGACCTTCAGCAGCAGCGCGTTGATCCGATCGCCGGGCATGTACTGTTCGCCGGCGATTTTTTCCCGGGAGCTCAGGATGCCTTCGGCCTTCTGGAAGTCGATGATGATGTTGCCGTTTTCGAAGCGGCGGACGATGCCGTTGATGATCTGGCCGACCCGGTCGGCGAATTCGTCGCGGACGATCTCCTTTTCGGCCTTGCGCAACTGCTGCATGATCGCCTGTTTGGCGGTCTGGGCGGCGATGCGGCCGAAATTGCGCGGCGTCACTTCCCATTCGACGATGTCGCCGACTTTGACGTCGGGCAGCTTCTCGCGGGCGCGTTCGATGACCAACTGGTCGTTGGTCGGATTGCTTTCGACCACTTCCAGCGTCGCCCAGGCGTGGATGGCGCCGGTGTTCGGGTCGACTTCGACCCGCAGTTTGCTGGCCGGATGGATGCTTTTGCGCGAAGCGGACAACAGCGCGCCTTCGACCGCTTTGACCAGAAGTTCACGGTTGAGGCCGCGTTCCTGTTCGATATATTCTAAAATAGTCAATAATTCGTTGCTCACTTTTCAACCCTTTCTCTGCTGCCGAAGCGGACAATTGTTGAGTAACTAAATTGTTCCGGCGAAACCGGAACAGCCGGACAACACAAAACAAAAAAAGCGGGTAAAACTCACCCACTTCCCTTGCTGAGTCTACAATTTTTCGTCGTCTTTACCAGAACTCAGGAGATAATATAATCAGGAAAGTGGAAGTATCAAGAGCATCAATCACTTTTTCCGGTGATTATTCCGTGATCCGGCCGGCAAAAACGGCGATATTTCGATTTTTTTGCCGGTAAAAAGTGATTTATGGCTTGAATATTACGAAAGTTGTGGCATTTTTACTGGCTTGTTAGAGATTGTCGGTCATGGTCCGAGCCGGTGTGGATTTTTTCGGACGAAAGACCGTGGCCAATGAATGTGAAGAATACACTTTTTTTAGAAGTAAAAACTCAAAAGCAAGGATGAATTGAAATGCCTCATTTGAAATCCGCCATCAAGCGGTTGCGGACCAGCAAGCTGGCCAATCAGCGCAACAAAGCCCGTACCAGCGCGTTGAAAACCTTTGAGAAGAAATTCCGCGCCGCCGTCAGTTCCGGCGATGCTGCCCAGGCGGCCGAACTGCTCAAAATGTGCTGCAGCAAACTCGACAAAGCGGCCAAAGTCGGTGTAATCCATCGCAAT harbors:
- a CDS encoding type III PLP-dependent enzyme, which gives rise to MRVHPLDYYSKCDWNAIREEADRHETPFLVVNLNVVARQYAELMHQFPFAKVYYAVKANPGIPVLELLRDLGSNFDIASVYELDRVLSLGVEPSRLSYGNTIKKARDIRYFYEKGVRLFASDSEADIRQLAQEAPGSRVFLRILTEGAETADWPLSRKFGCHPDMAIDLLVLARELGLEPYGISFHVGSQQRDIGTWDSAIAKVRYIFDYLAEEGIKLKMINMGGGFPANYISKINSMNVYADEINRYLQEDFGEDFPEIILEPGRSMVGESGVLVSEVILVSRKTKLGVDRWAYIDAGKFNGLTETWDECIKYPIYCERPGELTEDFIIAGPTCDSQDVMYEHFRNRLPKDLAIGDRIYWLSTGAYTSSYSSVEFNGFPPLKTYFVK
- the trxB gene encoding thioredoxin-disulfide reductase; this translates as MEKMVIIGSGPAGLTAGIYAARADLSPLLLAGTLPGGLLTQTSEVENFPGFRQGINGYDLMIEMQQQAERFGTRIEYEVVAGAALTDGCVQTLTLESGEKIETKTLIIATGASPRWLGLPNEERLKTHGVSACATCDGAFFKNVPVVVIGGGDSAMEEANFLTRFASEVIVIHRRDQLRASKIMAERALNNPKIRFVWDSKVVDVLGETEVDGVIVENIKTGKQSEIACKGYFAALGHDPNTGLFRGQIDVDSHGFILLKDGKSCTNLAGVFAAGDCADNAYRQAITAAGMGCRAAMDAERYLEMMKQ
- a CDS encoding ATP-dependent DNA helicase, giving the protein MVDLGDYYIPAGDLPEELRPPEPVPIDGALILRGTRMFFAPTGPLKQAAAFGGRPYEYRAQQGIMAEKTAEALAENHNLCVEAPTGVGKSFAYLVPALLYAHQAPQPVIVSTETINLQEQLIEKDLPLLRKLSGLEFKAALAKGRGNYLCLRRLSMLTGDQRDHFLPLPSLTLEIDRLKRWSETTEDGNRDSLQHRVDNLAWSYVCCEGGNCRGQRCGHYRRCFYWRARLEWEAADIIVANHALFLTDLKIRRQSDASLLPAYSAVVIDEAHTLENNAAEHLGLAISQNGLTGFFNRLFNPDNAKGLLLRGGEEALELRREITEIREKINLFFGVIARSLEETGETILRLREPNLFPDNLTPALGKFRQQLADYIELQEDKDYKAELSSKVAWCDEFIDGITQFLQMGLPDHVYWIERQRDSINLLAAPLNVAAMLEEQLFRQAFPVILSSATLTVGNRFDYFRSRVGFCEGAELQLDSPFSSEQVRLCIPRQMPEPTQPAYQQALFREIPRFIERTHGKAFVLFTSYQLLRQCADQLKSFFFDQGLQLLIQGEQLSRSAMLKEFKSDIDSVIFGTDSFWTGVDVPGEALSNVIVTKLPFAVPSHPLIAARSERLEAAGKSSFMDYSLPEAVLKFRQGVGRLIRSRADRGIIVILDRRIVSKRYGKIFLDSIPPYPVEYC
- the truB gene encoding tRNA pseudouridine(55) synthase TruB, with translation MRHRFTKHRFPPFLTDGVLLIDKPPEWTSFDVVNFLRSRFNIPKVGHCGTLDPAATGLLVVVLNQFTRLSQKLSGHDKTYQATLLLGTETDSQDMDGNITAEHDYSAVTAGELRRTIAGFIGDQLQTPPMVSAVKKDGKRLYELARQGLEVSREPKPIRIASIEISRIELPYCDFTVQCSKGTYIRTLCADIGRRLGCGAALFRLRRLRSGPFRLEDAIPLETLKTWEQPELERCIRNFLATQMAAYSGEFDN
- a CDS encoding bifunctional oligoribonuclease/PAP phosphatase NrnA, yielding MAKAQIDYPAAADFLKRHRRLLIFAHERPDADAVGASLALAAFLNDNGRRAAVYFQETPGCQYRRYYAGAALAGAEDLAEADGWVLLDTPNPERAAVPDGWDLRAPARPLLVIDHHPDNRLFAPTLLDAAAAASAEIIYRISRELPEWRLTPAAATLLMLGLIGDTGGFRFENTKPDTLRHAASLLELGADYSQVVNDLFFNIPLNQQQLEADLIRHHLHLHCNGQFACAVVTPELLERHGIDLKNAEGVIDTVRATAGTRVVALLSQRNGSYKVSLRSKDRALSVGAVARALNGGGHELAAGCTIEAGSFEAAEQILLAHIQELF
- the rbfA gene encoding 30S ribosome-binding factor RbfA; protein product: MGTVDRLTRVNALLKRELAGLIERNLRTNGRAVLVSVTEVKCSVDLRHAVVYVSIFGGDAAVRRDIQQELADNRKEFQRHIGANLSFKNTPVLEFRLDDRLAAGDRILELLNEQEEKNGESTD
- the infB gene encoding translation initiation factor IF-2, which gives rise to MKKIKIKNIAERYGVSPKTILDELATQGIELENASGYIPNDLVDLVEEYFEGLYGNKDKDAKKKDEEAGGAKIHLNSPIIVKNLAEALNRKPNEIISDLMKLGELASINQALPENIAKKLCRNYRVELVVDAKTKAQPGNGGTGSAPEDNGYELDPEPETNPKNLRERPPIVTFMGHVDHGKTSLQDKVRHTNVVAGESGRITQHIGASTIVYHNRPITFIDTPGHEAFTHMRSRGANVTDIVVLVVAADDGFKPQTVEALNHAKAAGVPIIVAINKIDLPDANPDRVLLQMQQNNLMSEDWGGEVGTVRVSAKTGEGIDNLLDRILLEAEILELKAAPKRSAKAIVIESQVEQGLGSTASVLVQDGTLKVGDIALCGEFMGKIKALFNDKGERVKSAGPSMPVRVVGLSGVPEAGARLVVCRNEKQARQEAEARTESRRKNSLAQDTIANVDDLFSRLNSQNVNSLQLIIKSDVKGSGEAIEDSLNKLPSDKIKVEVIMNSVGAITENDVMLAAASNAIIVGFHVRVNPGVNDLAKKQNVEIRLYSIIYELLNDITDALTGKLEPEKREKILGTAKILQIFELSKGPKVCGCIVDSGFIKVGAKARVFRQRQLIYNGEILSLRRFQDDVKEVKNGLECGIRLDNFADFLENDLIEAYEIELKKATL